In one Cupriavidus taiwanensis genomic region, the following are encoded:
- a CDS encoding UDP-N-acetylmuramate--alanine ligase: protein MNRRTAPDPTRLREEIAQAAARMIAEDGADYATAKRKAARQVLGEQRVPGEWLPDNEQVEAEVRAYQALFHADSQPRVLALLRRLAVMAMEDLATFRPYLVGAVLNGTATEHSDIYLQCFCDSAKDAALHLINAGVDFETSESRHFGGRGEVETLSFLWKGQWPDRREARLLAGEVRAELGAPVGIHIALYDAIDERGAMRTDASGRPARADVQAVQALLDAAGAAGNA, encoded by the coding sequence ATGAACCGACGTACCGCCCCAGACCCCACCCGCCTGCGCGAGGAAATCGCCCAGGCCGCCGCCCGCATGATTGCCGAAGACGGTGCCGACTACGCCACCGCCAAGCGCAAGGCCGCGCGCCAGGTGCTGGGCGAACAACGCGTGCCGGGCGAATGGTTGCCCGACAACGAGCAGGTCGAGGCCGAGGTACGCGCCTACCAGGCGCTGTTCCACGCCGACAGCCAGCCGCGCGTGCTGGCGCTGCTGCGCCGGCTGGCGGTCATGGCCATGGAAGACCTGGCAACGTTCCGTCCTTATCTGGTCGGCGCCGTGCTCAACGGCACCGCGACCGAACACTCCGATATCTATCTGCAGTGCTTCTGTGACAGCGCCAAGGATGCCGCGCTGCACCTGATCAACGCCGGTGTCGACTTCGAGACCAGCGAGAGCCGCCATTTCGGCGGCCGCGGCGAGGTCGAAACGCTGAGTTTCCTGTGGAAAGGCCAGTGGCCCGACCGCCGCGAGGCGCGACTGCTCGCGGGGGAGGTCCGTGCCGAACTGGGTGCGCCAGTCGGCATCCATATCGCACTGTATGATGCCATCGACGAACGGGGCGCAATGCGGACCGACGCCTCCGGGCGCCCGGCACGCGCCGATGTGCAGGCCGTGCAGGCCTTGCTGGATGCCGCCGGCGCCGCCGGCAACGCCTGA
- a CDS encoding TlpA family protein disulfide reductase — MTETIAPPARRSRLWLWVAVAVVACAAGALAGHFVFTPKPVSDQAVETLFQSRLPDPAGAELDLNKLRGKTVVVNFWAPWCGPCVEEMPELTALHDEFKHRQVEFVGIGIDSAANIQQFTKKVPVAYPLAVAGFAGTELSRNFGNSAGGLPYTVVINPDGSVKYRKMGRVTADELRAVLPRT; from the coding sequence ATGACTGAAACCATCGCCCCGCCCGCACGCCGCTCCCGTCTCTGGCTGTGGGTCGCCGTCGCCGTAGTCGCCTGTGCGGCCGGAGCCCTGGCTGGGCATTTCGTGTTCACGCCGAAGCCCGTCAGCGATCAGGCCGTCGAAACCTTGTTCCAGTCGCGTCTGCCCGATCCCGCTGGCGCAGAGCTGGACCTGAACAAGCTTCGTGGCAAGACCGTCGTGGTCAACTTCTGGGCGCCGTGGTGCGGTCCATGCGTCGAGGAAATGCCGGAGCTGACCGCGCTGCATGACGAGTTCAAGCACCGCCAGGTGGAATTTGTCGGCATCGGTATCGATTCCGCGGCAAACATCCAACAGTTCACTAAAAAGGTGCCGGTCGCTTACCCGCTGGCCGTGGCGGGATTCGCCGGGACCGAGTTGTCCCGCAATTTTGGCAACAGTGCCGGCGGCTTGCCCTATACGGTCGTCATCAATCCGGACGGATCGGTCAAGTATCGAAAGATGGGCCGGGTCACCGCGGACGAACTACGTGCCGTGTTGCCGCGCACTTGA
- the mpl gene encoding UDP-N-acetylmuramate:L-alanyl-gamma-D-glutamyl-meso-diaminopimelate ligase, with protein sequence MHIHILGICGTFMGGLAVLAKQAGHRVTGCDANVYPPMSTQLEAQGIELIEGFDPAQLALEPDLFVIGNVVSRGNPLMEAILDRNQPYVSGPQWLGEHVLARKWVLAVAGTHGKTTTTSMLAWILEDAGYNPGFLVGGVPQNFGISARVTESDFFVIEADEYDTAFFDKRSKFVHYRPRTAILNNLEYDHADIFPDLAAIETQFHHLVRTVPGQGRIVVNGVEESLARVLERGCWSEVEQFGVGDWRESDAAGTKAAPGKDAFDVWFGNAVAGTVVWDLQGTHNRMNALAAIAAARHVGVPVAQAIASLSRFANVKRRMEVRGVAGGVTVYDDFAHHPTAIQTTLEGLRRRVGGARILAVLEPRSNTMKLGVMKAQLPASLEQADLVFGYGAPAGKDALGWDLAEALAPLGATATAFQDLGELVQAVCAAARPGDHVLVMSNGGFGGVHQKLLDALHQGAAG encoded by the coding sequence ATGCATATTCATATCCTTGGCATCTGCGGCACCTTCATGGGCGGCCTGGCGGTGCTGGCCAAGCAGGCCGGCCACCGCGTCACCGGCTGCGATGCCAACGTCTACCCGCCGATGAGCACCCAGCTCGAAGCCCAGGGCATCGAACTGATCGAGGGCTTCGACCCGGCCCAGCTGGCGCTGGAGCCGGACCTGTTCGTGATCGGCAATGTGGTCTCGCGCGGCAATCCGCTGATGGAGGCCATCCTCGACCGCAACCAGCCCTATGTGTCAGGCCCGCAATGGCTGGGCGAGCATGTGCTGGCGCGGAAGTGGGTGCTGGCGGTGGCCGGCACGCACGGCAAGACCACCACCACCTCGATGCTGGCCTGGATCCTGGAAGATGCCGGCTACAACCCTGGTTTCCTGGTGGGCGGGGTGCCGCAGAACTTCGGTATTTCGGCGCGCGTGACCGAATCGGACTTCTTCGTGATCGAGGCTGACGAGTACGACACGGCGTTTTTCGACAAGCGCAGCAAGTTTGTCCACTACCGGCCGCGCACCGCCATCCTGAACAACCTGGAATATGATCACGCCGACATCTTCCCGGATCTGGCCGCGATCGAGACCCAGTTCCATCACCTGGTGCGAACCGTGCCGGGCCAGGGCCGGATCGTCGTCAACGGCGTGGAGGAGAGCCTGGCGCGCGTGCTGGAACGCGGCTGCTGGAGTGAAGTGGAGCAGTTCGGCGTCGGCGACTGGCGCGAGAGCGACGCTGCCGGCACCAAGGCGGCGCCGGGCAAGGATGCGTTCGATGTGTGGTTCGGCAACGCCGTCGCCGGTACCGTGGTGTGGGACCTGCAGGGCACCCACAACCGCATGAACGCGCTGGCCGCGATCGCCGCCGCGCGCCACGTGGGCGTGCCGGTCGCGCAGGCGATCGCGTCGCTGTCGCGCTTCGCCAACGTCAAGCGCCGCATGGAAGTGCGCGGCGTGGCCGGCGGCGTCACCGTCTATGACGACTTCGCCCACCATCCCACGGCGATCCAGACCACCCTCGAAGGGCTGCGCCGCCGTGTCGGCGGTGCCCGCATCCTGGCGGTGCTGGAGCCACGTTCCAACACCATGAAGCTGGGGGTGATGAAGGCGCAGTTGCCGGCCAGCCTGGAGCAGGCCGACCTGGTGTTCGGCTACGGCGCTCCCGCTGGCAAGGACGCGCTGGGCTGGGACCTGGCCGAAGCGCTGGCGCCGCTGGGCGCCACCGCCACCGCGTTCCAGGATCTCGGCGAACTGGTGCAGGCGGTGTGCGCCGCGGCGCGGCCGGGCGACCATGTGCTGGTGATGAGCAACGGCGGCTTCGGCGGCGTGCACCAGAAGCTGCTGGACGCGCTGCACCAGGGCGCCGCGGGCTGA
- the prmA gene encoding 50S ribosomal protein L11 methyltransferase has product MAFQECVIEVAQDQAEAWSDALFDLGALSVSVEDADADTPDEQPLFGEPGLEPKQLAWNRSRVVALFGDDADPAVVVAAAANQLGIDPVPPYQLRAVEDQDWVRLTQSQFEPIRVGERIWVVPSWHDAPEPDAVVLELDPGLAFGTGSHPTTRLCMQWLEQNLTPGETVLDYGCGSGILAIVARKLGAGDTVGIDIDPNAVEASRYNAERNQVEASFALPESVSEASYDLVVANILSNPLKLMAAMLSARVRAGGRLVLSGVLERQAEEVAAAYAPWLPLTVWRSEEGWVCLHGTRP; this is encoded by the coding sequence GTGGCATTTCAGGAATGTGTGATCGAAGTGGCGCAGGACCAGGCCGAGGCCTGGTCTGACGCCCTGTTCGACCTCGGCGCGCTGTCGGTCTCGGTGGAAGACGCCGACGCCGATACGCCCGACGAGCAGCCGCTCTTTGGCGAGCCCGGGCTGGAACCGAAGCAACTCGCGTGGAACCGCTCGCGCGTGGTCGCGCTGTTCGGCGACGACGCCGATCCGGCCGTGGTGGTGGCGGCTGCCGCCAACCAGCTCGGCATCGACCCGGTGCCGCCGTACCAGCTGCGCGCGGTCGAGGACCAGGACTGGGTGCGGCTGACGCAATCGCAGTTCGAGCCGATCCGCGTGGGCGAGCGCATCTGGGTCGTGCCGTCGTGGCACGACGCGCCCGAGCCCGACGCCGTGGTGCTGGAGCTCGACCCGGGCCTGGCCTTCGGCACCGGCAGCCATCCCACCACGCGGCTGTGCATGCAGTGGCTGGAGCAGAACCTGACGCCGGGCGAAACCGTGCTCGACTACGGCTGCGGCTCCGGCATCCTGGCGATCGTCGCGCGCAAGCTGGGCGCCGGCGACACGGTCGGCATCGACATCGACCCCAACGCCGTGGAAGCGTCGCGCTACAACGCCGAACGCAACCAGGTCGAGGCGTCATTCGCGCTGCCGGAATCGGTGTCCGAGGCCAGCTACGACCTGGTGGTCGCCAATATCCTGTCCAATCCGCTCAAGCTGATGGCGGCCATGCTGAGCGCGCGCGTGCGCGCCGGCGGGCGGCTGGTGCTGTCCGGCGTGCTCGAGCGCCAGGCGGAAGAAGTCGCAGCGGCCTACGCGCCCTGGCTGCCGCTGACGGTGTGGCGCAGCGAGGAAGGCTGGGTCTGCCTGCACGGCACCCGCCCCTGA
- the accB gene encoding acetyl-CoA carboxylase biotin carboxyl carrier protein: protein MDLRKLKTLIDLVAESGISELEVTEGDGKVRIVKQPPQVIAAPMAMPQMQALPAAVPAATAPVGAAAPAAEPAPQLPAGHVVTSPMVGTFYRAPSPGAAPFVNVGDAVKEGQTVCIIEAMKLLNEIECDKAGVIKEILVENGQAVEYGQPLFVIG, encoded by the coding sequence ATGGACCTGCGCAAGCTGAAGACGCTTATCGACCTGGTGGCCGAATCCGGCATCTCCGAGCTGGAAGTCACTGAAGGCGACGGCAAGGTACGCATCGTCAAGCAACCGCCGCAAGTCATCGCCGCGCCGATGGCCATGCCGCAGATGCAGGCCCTGCCCGCCGCCGTGCCGGCGGCCACGGCCCCTGTCGGCGCCGCCGCACCGGCTGCCGAGCCGGCTCCGCAACTGCCCGCCGGCCATGTGGTGACGTCGCCGATGGTGGGCACCTTCTACCGCGCGCCGTCGCCGGGCGCCGCGCCCTTCGTCAACGTCGGCGACGCGGTCAAGGAAGGCCAGACCGTTTGCATCATCGAAGCCATGAAGCTGCTCAACGAGATCGAGTGCGACAAGGCCGGCGTCATCAAGGAAATCCTGGTCGAGAACGGCCAGGCCGTGGAATACGGCCAACCGCTGTTCGTCATCGGCTGA
- the fabG gene encoding 3-oxoacyl-ACP reductase FabG gives MKLQGRVAIITGAAAGIGFATAQRFAEDGAIVVLCDVQEARVREAAARLAATGATVSAYRVDVTRRDEVDAMVAAVLAAHERVDILVNNAGITKDARLAKMTEAQFDAVIDVNLKGVFNCAQAVAGLMTEQGKGVILNASSVVGLYGNFGQTNYAASKFGVIGFTKTWARELGPKGVRVNAVCPGFVNTEILQTVPDKVLDGMKSSCWLRRLAEPAEIASIYAFLASDDASYVNGVAIEASGGMSL, from the coding sequence ATGAAACTGCAGGGTCGGGTTGCCATCATCACCGGTGCCGCCGCCGGCATAGGCTTTGCCACCGCGCAGCGCTTTGCCGAGGACGGCGCCATTGTCGTGCTGTGCGACGTGCAGGAAGCGCGGGTGCGCGAGGCCGCCGCCAGGCTGGCCGCCACCGGTGCCACCGTTTCGGCCTACCGCGTCGACGTTACGCGCCGCGACGAGGTCGACGCCATGGTGGCCGCCGTGCTGGCCGCCCACGAGCGGGTCGATATCCTGGTCAACAACGCCGGCATCACCAAGGACGCGCGCCTGGCCAAGATGACCGAGGCCCAGTTCGACGCCGTCATCGACGTCAACCTGAAAGGCGTATTCAACTGCGCGCAGGCCGTGGCCGGGCTGATGACCGAGCAGGGCAAGGGCGTGATCCTGAACGCTTCCAGCGTGGTCGGCCTGTACGGCAATTTCGGCCAGACCAACTACGCGGCCAGCAAGTTCGGCGTGATCGGCTTCACCAAGACCTGGGCGCGCGAGCTGGGCCCCAAGGGCGTGCGCGTGAACGCGGTGTGCCCGGGCTTCGTCAACACCGAGATCCTGCAGACCGTGCCGGACAAGGTGCTGGACGGCATGAAGTCGTCGTGCTGGCTGCGCCGGCTGGCCGAGCCCGCCGAGATCGCCAGCATCTATGCCTTCCTGGCCAGCGACGACGCCAGCTACGTCAACGGCGTGGCGATCGAGGCCAGCGGCGGCATGTCGCTCTGA
- a CDS encoding chorismate--pyruvate lyase family protein: MSAQSVRRCGWSPHLAFDAAIPPNLRRWVTGDDGSLTARLVAASARFRVARLLQAPQRPLADEWQALGQPDRTPALTREVLLICDDIPAVFAHTVVRLRHARRDWPFLRGLGERPLGGRLFVDPAVRREPFQFARLLPHHPLRQSLHRVLPATAAVPMLTARRSVFRRGGGVMLVTEVFLPDLLSRPSPGTEAVPHPKYMRTTDRSPVSTHTTEIKKETTR; the protein is encoded by the coding sequence ATGAGCGCGCAGTCGGTGCGCCGCTGCGGCTGGAGTCCCCACCTGGCCTTCGACGCGGCGATCCCGCCGAACCTGCGGCGCTGGGTCACCGGCGATGACGGTTCGCTGACGGCGCGGCTGGTGGCCGCGTCCGCTCGCTTTCGCGTGGCGCGGCTGTTGCAGGCGCCGCAGCGTCCGCTCGCCGACGAATGGCAGGCGCTGGGCCAGCCCGACCGCACCCCCGCGCTGACGCGCGAGGTGCTGCTGATCTGCGACGACATCCCCGCCGTGTTCGCCCACACCGTGGTGCGGCTGCGCCACGCGCGCCGCGACTGGCCATTCCTGCGCGGGCTGGGCGAGCGCCCGCTGGGCGGACGCCTGTTCGTCGATCCGGCGGTGCGGCGCGAGCCGTTCCAGTTTGCGCGGCTGCTGCCGCACCACCCGCTGCGCCAGTCCCTGCACCGCGTGCTGCCGGCCACGGCTGCAGTGCCGATGCTGACCGCGCGGCGCTCGGTGTTCCGGCGCGGCGGCGGCGTCATGCTCGTGACAGAAGTGTTCCTGCCGGACCTGCTGTCGCGGCCATCCCCGGGGACCGAGGCGGTACCGCATCCCAAATATATGCGGACGACAGACCGAAGCCCTGTTTCGACACACACTACCGAAATCAAGAAAGAGACCACGAGATGA
- the aroQ gene encoding type II 3-dehydroquinate dehydratase: protein MTASRSIRRSPRYRKVLVLHGPNLNLLGTREPETYGHTTLADIDAALAERAAKAGISLATFQSNHEGALVDRIHAARAEGVEFIIINPAAYTHTSVALRDALAGVAIPFVEVHLSNVHRRESFRHHSYFSDVAVGVVCGLGWQGYLLALDYVLGQEQPPPDSSGS from the coding sequence GTGACTGCATCCCGCTCTATCCGTCGCTCACCCCGCTACCGCAAGGTGCTGGTCCTGCATGGACCGAACCTTAACCTGCTGGGAACGCGCGAGCCGGAAACCTACGGGCACACCACGCTGGCCGATATCGACGCGGCGCTGGCCGAACGCGCGGCGAAAGCCGGCATTTCGCTGGCTACGTTCCAGTCCAACCACGAGGGAGCGCTGGTCGACCGCATCCATGCCGCGCGCGCGGAGGGGGTCGAGTTCATCATCATCAACCCGGCGGCCTATACGCATACCAGCGTGGCACTGCGCGACGCGCTGGCCGGCGTGGCGATCCCGTTCGTCGAGGTGCACCTGTCGAACGTGCACCGGCGCGAAAGCTTCCGGCACCACTCCTATTTCTCGGACGTGGCGGTCGGGGTGGTCTGCGGGCTTGGCTGGCAGGGTTATCTGCTGGCGCTGGACTATGTATTGGGCCAGGAGCAGCCCCCGCCCGACAGTTCGGGGAGCTGA
- a CDS encoding YqiA/YcfP family alpha/beta fold hydrolase, giving the protein MLLYLHGFRSSPQSFKAQLVQARMREWGVGRYYACPLLNVSPALAMAQAQAAIRAAQAGGDQQIAIVGSSLGGFYARWLGEQHGCKTVLLNPAIHPWTDLESYLGEQPLWHGGGSVTVERRHLQELLDLRVDTITRPERYYLLAATGDEVLDYREMVAACPGANIRVIEGSDHGISGFADYVDDVLAFCGYGPGGRVPAGADAA; this is encoded by the coding sequence ATGCTGCTGTATCTGCACGGATTCCGCTCTTCGCCGCAATCGTTCAAGGCCCAGCTGGTGCAGGCGCGCATGCGCGAGTGGGGCGTGGGGCGCTACTATGCCTGCCCCCTGCTCAATGTCTCGCCGGCGCTCGCCATGGCCCAGGCCCAGGCGGCGATCCGCGCCGCGCAGGCGGGTGGCGACCAGCAAATCGCCATCGTCGGCTCGTCGCTGGGCGGCTTCTACGCGCGCTGGCTGGGCGAGCAGCACGGCTGCAAGACCGTATTGCTCAATCCTGCCATCCATCCCTGGACCGACCTCGAAAGCTACCTCGGCGAACAGCCGCTGTGGCACGGCGGCGGCTCGGTCACGGTCGAACGCCGCCACCTGCAGGAACTGCTGGACCTGCGCGTGGACACCATCACCCGCCCCGAGCGCTACTACCTGCTCGCCGCCACCGGCGACGAGGTGCTGGATTACCGCGAAATGGTGGCGGCCTGCCCCGGCGCGAACATCCGCGTGATCGAGGGCAGCGACCACGGCATCAGCGGATTTGCCGACTATGTCGACGATGTGCTCGCCTTCTGCGGCTATGGCCCCGGCGGCAGGGTGCCGGCCGGCGCCGACGCGGCATGA
- the accC gene encoding acetyl-CoA carboxylase biotin carboxylase subunit encodes MFEKILIANRGEIALRIQRACRELGIKTVVVYSEADKEAKYVRLADEAVCIGPAPSPLSYLNMPAIISAAEVTDAQAIHPGYGFLSENADFAERVEKSGFVFIGPTADSIRLMGDKVSAKQAMIKAGVPCVPGSDGALPDDPKEILATARRVGYPVIIKAAGGGGGRGMRVVHTEAALINAVNMTREEAGRAFGNPEVYMEKFLENPRHVEIQILADQHKQAIWLGERDCSMQRRHQKVIEEAPAPHIPRRLIERIGDRCADACKKMGYRGAGTFEFLYENNEFYFIEMNTRVQVEHPVTEMITGIDIVQEQIRIAFGEKLRFRQKDVQFRGHAIECRINAEDPFKFIPSPGRITAWHMPGGPGVRVDSHAYDGYFVPPNYDSMIGKIITYGATREQAIARMRIALSEMVVDGILTNVPLHRELMMDANFVEGGTSIHYLEHRLAERAKA; translated from the coding sequence ATGTTTGAAAAAATTCTGATCGCGAACCGCGGCGAAATCGCTCTTCGCATCCAGCGCGCCTGCCGCGAGCTGGGCATCAAGACGGTCGTGGTGTACTCCGAGGCCGACAAGGAGGCCAAGTACGTGCGCCTGGCGGACGAAGCCGTCTGCATCGGCCCGGCCCCGTCGCCGCTGTCGTACCTGAATATGCCGGCCATCATCTCGGCCGCCGAAGTGACCGACGCGCAGGCCATTCACCCCGGCTACGGCTTCCTGTCCGAGAACGCGGACTTTGCCGAACGCGTGGAAAAATCCGGCTTCGTCTTCATCGGCCCGACCGCCGACAGCATCCGCCTGATGGGCGACAAGGTGTCGGCCAAGCAGGCCATGATCAAGGCCGGCGTGCCGTGCGTGCCCGGCTCGGACGGCGCCCTGCCCGACGATCCCAAGGAAATCCTGGCGACCGCGCGCCGCGTGGGCTACCCGGTGATCATCAAGGCCGCCGGTGGCGGCGGTGGCCGCGGCATGCGCGTGGTGCATACCGAAGCCGCGCTGATCAACGCCGTCAACATGACGCGCGAAGAAGCCGGCCGTGCCTTCGGCAATCCCGAGGTCTACATGGAGAAGTTCCTCGAGAACCCGCGCCATGTGGAAATCCAGATCCTGGCCGACCAGCACAAGCAGGCGATCTGGCTGGGCGAGCGCGACTGCTCGATGCAGCGCCGCCACCAGAAGGTGATCGAGGAAGCGCCCGCGCCGCACATTCCGCGCCGCCTGATCGAGCGCATCGGCGACCGCTGCGCCGATGCGTGCAAGAAGATGGGCTACCGCGGCGCCGGCACCTTCGAGTTCCTGTACGAGAACAACGAGTTCTATTTCATCGAGATGAACACGCGCGTGCAGGTCGAGCACCCTGTCACCGAGATGATCACCGGCATCGACATCGTGCAGGAGCAGATCCGCATCGCCTTCGGCGAAAAGCTGCGCTTCCGCCAGAAGGACGTGCAGTTCCGCGGCCATGCCATCGAATGCCGCATCAACGCCGAGGACCCGTTCAAGTTCATCCCGTCGCCGGGGCGCATCACCGCCTGGCACATGCCGGGCGGCCCGGGTGTGCGGGTCGACTCGCACGCGTATGATGGTTACTTCGTCCCGCCCAACTACGATTCGATGATCGGCAAGATCATCACCTACGGCGCCACGCGCGAGCAGGCAATCGCCCGCATGCGCATCGCGCTGTCGGAAATGGTGGTGGACGGCATCCTGACCAACGTGCCGCTGCACCGCGAGCTGATGATGGACGCCAACTTCGTTGAAGGCGGCACCAGCATCCACTATCTCGAGCATCGCCTGGCAGAACGCGCGAAGGCCTGA
- a CDS encoding ribonuclease catalytic domain-containing protein, which translates to MQLLFEEGGEIRAGTVLNQQGEAYQVELPAGKRTKVKSRDVLLQFAQPSAPELVRQTGELVAEIDLDFLWECAPEAEFGFAELAAEYYGAEPGAVQQAALAMALHGNPVYFRRKGRGRYQRAPEDQLKAALAALERKRQQALVQAEYEDQLKALTLPESFRNKVLQLLFKPDKNSLEYKAMDAACSALGMSPMRLMVAAGGVASARALHEAKFLAECFPKGTGFPDTDVPEPPAELPLAEVEAFSIDDVTTTEIDDALSVTQLPDGKLRIGIHIAAPALGIRRGEPLDAIARQRLSTVYFPGDKITMLPDPVVERYTLQEGRVCPALSLYVTVDPSVWLVTGSETRAEMVPIAANLRHNLLDDVITEASLAGGTGDYPFREALTRLWHFAGYLYDERQRARLASGLRPETHNRADFNFYLDDQPDGSQRVRIEQRKRGSPLDKIVAEMMILANSTWGKLLADHGVPGIYRTQKAWGMHRTRMQTYPAPHEGLGVAQYAWSTSPLRRYVDLVNQWQILAVAQHGVTAKLVAPFKPKDADLLAAVADFEGTYAAYADHQSTMERYWCLRWLKQENRERMVASVLKEGAVRFTEIPLVTRVPELVQAQRGTQVLLEIGETDEITLEVSCRVLEIFAGEGEVPEEELESDEEAAEMSAEAAAEAAAEEAAEQAAGVAEQEPAQADGDAAGAASGERDTGTPAAG; encoded by the coding sequence ATGCAGTTGCTGTTCGAAGAAGGCGGCGAGATCCGCGCCGGCACCGTGCTGAACCAGCAGGGCGAGGCTTACCAGGTGGAGCTGCCGGCCGGCAAGCGCACCAAGGTCAAGTCGCGCGACGTGCTGCTGCAGTTCGCGCAGCCGTCGGCGCCCGAGCTGGTGCGCCAGACCGGCGAGCTGGTGGCCGAGATCGACCTGGACTTCCTGTGGGAATGCGCGCCCGAGGCCGAGTTCGGCTTTGCCGAGCTGGCCGCGGAATACTACGGCGCGGAGCCCGGCGCGGTGCAGCAGGCGGCGCTGGCGATGGCGCTGCACGGCAACCCGGTGTACTTTCGCCGCAAGGGGCGCGGGCGCTACCAGCGCGCCCCCGAAGACCAGCTCAAGGCCGCGCTGGCCGCGCTCGAGCGCAAGCGCCAGCAGGCGCTGGTGCAGGCCGAGTATGAGGACCAGCTGAAGGCGCTGACGCTGCCGGAATCGTTCCGCAACAAGGTGCTGCAGCTGCTGTTCAAGCCCGACAAGAACAGCCTGGAATACAAGGCCATGGACGCCGCCTGCAGCGCGCTCGGCATGTCGCCGATGCGGCTGATGGTGGCTGCAGGCGGCGTCGCCAGCGCGCGCGCGCTGCACGAAGCCAAGTTCCTCGCCGAGTGCTTCCCCAAGGGCACCGGCTTCCCCGATACCGACGTGCCCGAGCCGCCCGCCGAGCTGCCGCTGGCCGAGGTCGAGGCGTTCTCGATCGACGACGTCACCACCACCGAGATCGACGATGCGCTGTCGGTGACGCAGTTGCCCGACGGCAAGCTGCGCATCGGCATCCATATCGCCGCGCCGGCGCTGGGCATCCGTCGCGGCGAGCCGCTCGATGCCATCGCGCGCCAGCGGCTGTCGACGGTCTATTTCCCGGGCGACAAGATCACCATGCTGCCGGACCCGGTGGTCGAGCGCTACACGCTGCAGGAGGGCCGGGTTTGCCCGGCGCTGTCGCTGTACGTGACGGTGGACCCGTCGGTGTGGCTAGTCACCGGCAGCGAGACCCGCGCCGAGATGGTGCCGATCGCCGCCAACCTGCGCCACAACCTGCTCGACGATGTCATCACCGAGGCCTCGCTCGCCGGGGGCACCGGCGACTACCCGTTCCGCGAGGCGCTGACCCGGCTGTGGCACTTTGCCGGCTACCTGTACGACGAGCGCCAGCGGGCACGCCTGGCCAGCGGCCTGCGCCCGGAGACGCATAACCGCGCCGACTTCAACTTCTACCTCGACGACCAGCCCGACGGCAGCCAGCGCGTGCGCATCGAGCAGCGCAAGCGCGGCTCGCCGCTGGACAAGATCGTGGCCGAGATGATGATCCTGGCCAACAGCACCTGGGGCAAGCTGCTGGCGGACCATGGCGTGCCCGGCATCTATCGCACGCAGAAGGCCTGGGGCATGCATCGCACGCGCATGCAGACCTACCCGGCGCCGCACGAGGGCCTGGGCGTGGCGCAGTACGCGTGGAGCACCTCGCCGCTGCGCCGCTATGTCGACCTGGTCAACCAGTGGCAGATCCTGGCGGTGGCCCAGCACGGCGTGACCGCCAAGCTGGTGGCGCCGTTCAAGCCCAAGGACGCCGACCTGCTGGCCGCGGTGGCCGACTTCGAAGGCACCTACGCCGCCTATGCCGACCACCAGTCGACCATGGAGCGCTACTGGTGCCTGCGCTGGCTCAAGCAGGAAAACCGCGAGCGCATGGTGGCCTCGGTGCTCAAGGAAGGCGCGGTGCGCTTCACCGAGATCCCGCTGGTCACGCGCGTGCCCGAGCTGGTGCAGGCGCAGCGCGGCACCCAGGTGCTGCTGGAAATCGGCGAGACCGACGAGATCACGCTGGAGGTCTCGTGCCGGGTGCTCGAGATCTTCGCCGGTGAAGGCGAGGTTCCCGAGGAAGAGCTGGAAAGCGACGAGGAAGCCGCCGAAATGTCCGCCGAAGCCGCAGCCGAGGCCGCGGCCGAGGAAGCCGCCGAGCAAGCCGCGGGCGTCGCGGAGCAGGAGCCGGCCCAGGCGGACGGCGACGCCGCCGGCGCGGCGTCGGGCGAGCGCGACACCGGCACCCCGGCGGCCGGCTGA